A part of Lacibacter sp. H407 genomic DNA contains:
- the ispG gene encoding (E)-4-hydroxy-3-methylbut-2-enyl-diphosphate synthase, producing MFLYTPSLTDYKRLATKEVKIGDLVLGNFHPIRLQTMTTTDTMDTMATVEQSIRCIEAGAELVRITAPSKKEAENLQNIKDELRKRGYNTPLVADIHFTPNAAEIAARIVEKVRVNPGNYVDKKKFEQIEYTDAEYIEEIDRIRERFTPLVKICKEYGTAMRIGTNHGSLSDRIMSRYGDTAIGMVESAMEFLRIARAESYHNIVLSMKSSNPQVMVQAYRMLINHMMEEFNECYPLHLGVTEAGDGEDGRVKSAAGIGTLLEDGIGDTVRVSLTEDPEFEIPVCRDLVKRYAVDSRQSIVHSNVPALNAKSSKSEEAAMEAVLPYSPFDYKRRETYAVSNVGGKQVPVVIADLSKLGTITQKELERVGYKYDEATDKWSIGDMAADYIFTANQTLNFELPGTLKVIVYPETWKTSKATVAGEQKYLPIFMDSGYAEAELKSESLNFVMIDCYNDDTAINDYTYLDALANDPTVVLCLSSTNKNAMQSVRRMFIELMSRGIKNPVVLITDSNWQTADEHLIHYSTECGALLLDGMGDGICLGMSSDSYKLQTESLTQGTSGRNYLMNLTPEQFINNTAFSILQATRTRISKTEYISCPSCGRTLFDLQETTAKIRSVTNHLKGLKIAIMGCIVNGPGEMADADFGYVGSGPGKITLYKGKEVVKRSVDSEVAVDELINLLKENNAWVEPATN from the coding sequence ATGTTTCTCTATACTCCTTCCTTAACTGACTATAAACGACTGGCAACAAAAGAAGTAAAGATCGGTGATTTGGTGTTGGGTAATTTCCATCCCATCCGTTTACAAACCATGACCACTACTGACACCATGGATACTATGGCAACAGTGGAACAGAGCATCCGTTGTATTGAAGCAGGTGCTGAGTTAGTGCGTATCACAGCTCCATCCAAAAAAGAAGCAGAGAATTTGCAAAACATCAAAGATGAATTACGAAAAAGAGGTTACAATACACCGTTAGTAGCCGATATTCATTTTACACCGAATGCTGCTGAAATTGCTGCACGAATTGTAGAGAAGGTACGTGTGAACCCCGGCAACTATGTCGATAAGAAAAAATTTGAGCAGATCGAATATACCGACGCCGAATATATCGAAGAGATCGATCGTATTCGTGAACGCTTTACGCCATTGGTGAAGATCTGTAAAGAATATGGTACGGCTATGCGTATCGGAACCAATCACGGTTCATTGAGCGATCGTATTATGAGTCGCTATGGCGATACAGCCATTGGTATGGTAGAAAGTGCAATGGAGTTTTTGCGTATTGCCCGTGCAGAAAGTTATCACAACATTGTGTTGAGTATGAAGAGCAGTAATCCGCAGGTGATGGTGCAGGCATATCGTATGCTCATTAATCACATGATGGAGGAGTTCAATGAATGTTATCCTCTTCATCTTGGCGTTACAGAAGCCGGCGATGGAGAAGATGGTCGTGTAAAAAGTGCAGCAGGAATTGGAACATTGTTAGAAGATGGTATTGGCGATACGGTTCGTGTAAGCTTAACAGAAGATCCTGAGTTTGAAATTCCGGTGTGTAGAGATTTGGTGAAGCGGTATGCAGTCGATAGTCGACAGTCCATAGTCCACAGTAATGTGCCTGCGTTAAATGCAAAATCTTCGAAAAGTGAGGAAGCTGCTATGGAGGCTGTGTTACCTTATTCTCCATTTGATTACAAGCGAAGAGAAACATATGCAGTAAGTAATGTAGGCGGTAAACAAGTGCCTGTGGTGATTGCGGATCTCAGCAAACTTGGAACCATCACACAAAAAGAACTGGAGCGTGTAGGATATAAATATGATGAAGCAACAGATAAGTGGAGCATTGGTGATATGGCAGCTGATTATATTTTCACCGCCAATCAAACATTGAATTTTGAATTGCCCGGAACATTAAAAGTGATCGTGTATCCTGAAACATGGAAAACATCAAAAGCAACTGTTGCAGGTGAACAGAAGTACCTTCCCATTTTTATGGACAGCGGTTATGCCGAAGCAGAGTTGAAAAGTGAATCGCTGAATTTTGTTATGATCGATTGTTACAATGATGATACAGCGATCAATGATTATACATATCTCGATGCGTTGGCAAATGACCCAACTGTTGTACTTTGTTTAAGCAGCACAAATAAAAATGCCATGCAGAGTGTACGTCGCATGTTCATTGAATTAATGAGCCGTGGTATTAAAAACCCTGTGGTTTTAATTACGGATAGTAACTGGCAAACGGCCGATGAACATCTTATTCATTATTCAACGGAGTGTGGTGCGTTGTTGCTCGATGGTATGGGCGATGGAATCTGTTTGGGAATGAGCAGCGATAGTTACAAGTTGCAGACGGAGAGTTTAACGCAGGGTACAAGTGGCCGTAACTATTTAATGAATCTTACTCCTGAGCAATTCATCAACAATACAGCCTTCAGTATTTTGCAGGCTACCCGTACACGTATTTCCAAAACAGAGTATATTTCATGCCCGAGTTGCGGACGAACCTTGTTTGATCTGCAGGAAACAACAGCGAAGATCCGTTCAGTTACCAATCATTTGAAAGGGTTGAAGATCGCTATCATGGGTTGTATTGTAAACGGTCCCGGTGAAATGGCCGATGCTGATTTTGGTTATGTAGGAAGTGGCCCGGGGAAAATTACATTGTACAAAGGAAAAGAAGTGGTAAAGCGAAGTGTGGATAGTGAAGTGGCAGTAGATGAACTCATCAATTTATTAAAAGAAAATAATGCCTGGGTAGAACCGGCAACCAACTAA
- a CDS encoding tetratricopeptide repeat protein translates to MKICFTIMAFFSFFIAFAQEGEVVKGNRYYKDGKYDKAEEAYQKALSKKESPVTRYNLGNAQYKKENIDDAVKSFDDAAAATDDPELKTKALYNKGVLLHKNNRLTEAIEAYKQALRLSPSDEEVRKNLQLALMAKKQQEPKEQKKQQQKEQKPKEEKKKEQPKPQQPKPQKSKLTKKQVEQYLKALEQKERELQEKMQKKTGAPSQPEKDW, encoded by the coding sequence ATGAAGATTTGTTTTACCATAATGGCTTTCTTTTCTTTTTTCATTGCATTTGCGCAGGAAGGTGAAGTGGTGAAAGGGAATCGTTATTACAAAGACGGCAAGTATGATAAAGCGGAAGAGGCGTATCAAAAAGCATTGAGTAAAAAAGAAAGCCCGGTTACACGATACAATCTGGGAAACGCACAATACAAAAAAGAAAATATTGATGATGCAGTAAAATCGTTTGATGATGCAGCGGCGGCAACCGATGATCCCGAACTGAAAACAAAAGCATTGTACAACAAAGGCGTATTGCTTCATAAAAACAACAGGCTTACAGAAGCTATTGAAGCATACAAACAAGCCCTTCGTTTATCACCTTCTGATGAGGAAGTACGGAAAAATCTGCAGCTTGCACTGATGGCCAAAAAGCAACAGGAGCCAAAAGAACAGAAGAAGCAACAACAGAAAGAGCAGAAGCCAAAAGAAGAAAAGAAAAAAGAACAGCCTAAGCCTCAGCAACCAAAACCGCAAAAGAGCAAACTCACCAAAAAGCAGGTGGAACAATACCTCAAAGCCCTCGAACAAAAAGAGCGGGAACTGCAGGAAAAAATGCAGAAAAAGACGGGGGCACCCTCACAACCCGAGAAAGACTGGTAG